The genome window tagagaggtggtcgatgccccaagcctgtcagtgtttaagaggcatctggacaatgcccttaacaacatgctttaacttggtcagctctgaattggtcaggcagttggactagatgatcactgtaggtcccttccaactgaaatattctatcTATAACTAGTCTGTTTTGCAATTGTATTCTTTTTCTATTCTGCCTGGCTGGTGACAACACTGGCTAGCCTGTACCCAAGGACCGCATGCATTTTAGCTGCAGCTCAGCGTTGCGATGGAAGAAGCCTTGAGAGCTCATCTCAGACTTACAGGAAGCCTTCAGAGGGCAGGGACGTTTCCCATCCATGCAGACACCAGGGGAAACAGGATCTCTAAGAACACCGTCCCCCAGCTGAGATCCTGTGGACTGGAGGCAATGTCTGGGTCTTCCTAAGGCTGGACATTGCATTGAGACAGTATTTTAACTGAGGGAAGCAAAAAGAGTGTCTTGAAGCTAAACTTAGACATAAGTTTATTAcagatatgtttttcttttcttttatactgTCTCTAAATATCTGCTTTATTGggctttccatttttaacttaaataaaacatatatttgtttcttctaaaaagTCTCTCCATCTGGTGATAAGAGACATTTCAAGTCTggcaaaacatttgtttttcattctcaaGGAAGTAACAGTCCTAAATGTAGGTTTGGCCTGAACAGATAAATTGTGgtatagaaaaaacaaaaagaaaaaagaaaaaaaaaaaaagcttaggtCAACTGTTAAACAGATCTGGGATTCAAGctttaagaaagggaaattaGTACCTAGTTTTACCCGGAATATGAGGGTGTGGACAACTTCATTTCTTCACATATTACATCCTAGTCAAAACAGTATGACTGTTCAGCAACAAACAGGTGAGATCTGATCTCAAATGGAAGCCTACTATAGTTAACAGTTAATAGTATAAGTATTAATTCACAGGATATTTCCTTCAGACACGCCACACTTCTTATTTGTTTGTCcaattctgaattttgttattattatgaaACAACTTGATGAAGAAACACAATTGAATGGAATTAGATACACTGTGTTGATTATGTCTTTGTTATGCTGTGATTTCAAGATTTTATAGAATGCCTGAGTCATGAGATGTCACTGCATGGTAGATTAATTTGGTCCCAGAGACTGGCCAAGGTATTTCCAGCTGTGCAGATAGACTTAACAGAATATGACCTCTGTCACACCACACCTCAAAAGACAGTTTTATCTGTTACATGTACCTATGCAGACACTTGTTTATACATTACTTCGGTCTTTGTACTCACCTGTAGACATGTAGACACGTCTGCTGATGGCTATAACTAGCCTTACAAGTACTATTAGTATAGCAGTAGTGCCTGGGACCTCTAAAGCTGAGTACCTATATGACAAAGCCCAAAACCTTGTGTCAGAAAGCTTACAATATAAATGGAAGATAGATGGAAAAGGGTACAataaacaaactggaaaaatacaagttaaaaGGGAAAACACAGGATACAGAGATACTTATCATGACTAAGGTAAGTTTTAAAGAATGGTtaaaaagtgaataaataatacatttgtgGTTCCTACTGTTAGCTTCTTTACCAAAGCACCTTCTACACAAGCATTACGAATCATAGCTTGGAGACATTATTTGGGGAACCTGACAAGTGAGTAATAGGTGTAATTCTAAATAAACTGATTAGTGCATAAAAATATCCAGGAGGATGTTGATCCATTAAAAGTACTTGCAAAAACCACATAgatagaataatttttttaaggaatatttattttcagttccaTTTAAACAACCCACTTTTGTAACACATACTAAAATCTTTAGGAAACATTCTAAGAAATTTCAGGATTATAGCCACAGGGAtgaattaaatgcatttcagttctgcagactaaaatacagaatatgtttgcatcattctgcattttattatgTTGCTGCCTTTTGGTAtgctttacattaaaaatacatgactGACACTCTTTATACCAGTAAgcctttttattgaaaaaaaatgttattgcatTAAACTACATTCCCAGGAATTCCTTGAATAACCTAAAAAAAAAGCCGCGTTGCATGTACAATAGTGCAATTCACTTAGCTACTGTATAATATAAAACACTTTATACAgagaatacaaaacaaaattactagTTTACATATTATACTAGCCAGAGTATCATCcagttttaaatataaacttaacacttttaaaattaatctggtcaaatggcatttttatgCAAATCTGCACAACAAATATACGTATTAAATGTATTCCAGAAATGCCTCagttaccaaaaaaatcccccccccccccaaaaccccccaattTTTATCATTGTGTAACTCAGGAAACTTTTATTATTGGAATTTTACGGTATGGGTGACCTGTTTCCTTGGATTATGTATCAAGAATATACAATCAAACTAAAATAGATTACCAACTTGGAGTGTATATATTGCTGCCACCAGGATACTgtaagtcttttaaaaatcagtctaaataaaatcaaaattgtAGCATGGCTCCATACATCAGGCTCAATTATGCTTTTAATCATAATAATGAGACATATTTAAAGTACCTTcctgatgaaaaacaaatatggCAGCAAGTAGAGCAAATATATCACCTCAGCTGTGCTGataattttattacatttctccAAGAAAATCCCTTCTGTGTACTAAGAACAATATTGGACATTCTCTTTGTTGGTAGCCAATGATTGCTGTTTTGCTattgtgctgtttcttttccttcttaatccctcttttttccataaatacCTCTCAAAATCCTAATTGCCATTGTTCCAAgaattaaatttaatctttattGTCTATTCATTTGCCTTACCAAATCATCCTTGTTGGTATATACAATGATGCATGGACATCCTATGATTTGGTTCCTTCCTAGAATCCCATTGTATTGTGCACACATTAAGGGAAACTTATATAACTATTTTCCATAAAGGATCTAAGTAGTAGGAAATTGTTAAGTTTCAATTGGTCAAGTTTCTTGCCATTGGAATTTCTACGATATTAACATGGACTGTAAGAAGCAGGGatagaaaatgtgtgtgtacacattAAAGATGAGATTAACCTGTCATTTCTTCTGTTccacttttttctcttggtgTTACCTACTTAGGATTCAAATTAACTCTTATATACAATGAGaacagctgttttttcttgaataGGAATGGAACTATGCCcataaatttaaaagtttgtaGGGCTGGAAATACATCTTTTAGGCTGGTATTAGCCCTGAACTGGTGGTGATGTCTGTGCCGCTCAGTGAGCCTCTTCCAGGGCACAGGTTGACCCGCTCCTTTAAAACGTCCAATTCAGAGTGTTTCTACAGAATTATGACTAATGTTTCCAAGTGGTCCACTGAGTGAGGGATCTTCATCCAAGCAAGCAAGTactaattttcaaaagtgttgAGTCACATTCAGTGAAATATGTTTGATTCTTAGAAAATATAGTTTCAGAAGTATAGAAATTATAGGGAAATTCAGATGtaattttggaaagattttcagccaaaaatgaaaggaagaattttaaaactggggaattatttattttcaacatatttcccaaagaaaatttCTCACTTCCTTAATTCTGAAGCAATAATTTCAATTAAAGACGTTCCCtacaattaaaatgagaaaattaaaccATAAAGATAAGTAACTccaaaaaggcattttgttaatgaaattaataaatcagCTGGGAATCCAACCAAAAGATATTTGAGGGTGCTGATTTCACCAAcctttttgaataaaaaatgttttacttctgcTCAGTCTCCAGATCTTTTCCTGACAGCTTTTATTTGATGGCTAAAATGTTAAGTATCCAAAGAAACtttaactttgaaaatacaaaacaagcagTTATAACTTCTAAAGCCATTTGAAAAGTTTGGCATAATACCAGTTTATGTTGAAGCAGCtgcttttagaaattaaaacaattccATTTTATTGCAGTGTATCAATCTACTTTGATGAAAACTAAGTTAGAAAATTGGTcctaagttttattttaaatactcaaCTTAATTGCAATTAGatttctcagtttcttcagATAGCCAAATATAATGGAATAAAATCCTCCAAAagttttttaatatgttttatatGGATTCTGAAAGATACATTATTAATTGTGCACGACATTATTGtgaatgaattaaaattatttcaaatgtttctaaTCCAAACAAAGAGGTACTGTCAGACACTTCACTGTCCAATTATATTGGGAAGCATGCCTGCAGTCTAACCACAATtatgaatttaatttcatgCTAAATATCCCATGTTGAGTTagaaacattataaaaatagtCAGATTGTGCCATTCAAAGAGATGCTGAAGCCCTCACCTATTTCCAGATACACAGTTTTTACTAGCAATTTCAACCACACATTACCCTGAAGGTTGGATACATGCATTCAAACATTGCAGATTCAGAACTTCAGTTTGTATGTTGAGAGTTTGGGAAGCCATGCGAGAATCTTGACATATTTCTTTAGATTCAATATACCTTGAAATGCTGAGAACTGTGGCATGGTTTTCTATGAGACTTGACCTGGAGAGCCAGTTTCTGCTCAGAattttacttctgcatttttatgaatATCAGCACAATTTTATAGGACCAGCCAATTGTTTATGTTGTTTGTGAAAGGGATGAAACATATTTACACATTCTTTGTGCAAGACTCTCCTGCTCATTAGAGCTCTGGTAGGAAAGAATTGTTGCAGTCTTGGCCAAGGACCTCTGAGGTTCAAAGGCAGCACTAGCTGCTGGGCAATTCTGGGCAAttctgggctgctgctgcccaccccTGACATACCCTATGCTACAGCCACAGGCAGGCTATGCCAAAGAACTTGGCTTCACCCCCTTCTTTCCCTTGCCTTCTTGGATGCTTGGCTCAGGGAGAAAAGTAGCAGTCTGCTTGTGCCAGCACAGAGCCGCCTACACTAAGGGAATTTTTTGTTATGTACCTGTGGCCAGACTGGAGTCTCTTTACACTGTCCAAGCAACGTATCCCAGGGACAAAATCACTAAAGTATCCTTGAGATGTTGTTGTGACCCTCTTCTTCCAGTGTTAACTCATCACCCCTCACTCTGGGGTTCCCCAATTTATTTTGGCCAGGAGTCAAAACCAGGGACTTGTGGTCCCAGATACCTTCTTTTTTGCTCAGTCTGAAATACCTTAACCAGACCAAGTACTATGCTGTTGCATATAGACACTCAGAAAAGCACACCTTTGAGGTGTGTCAAGATTGCTCTACCTTATATTGCACTACTTTAAACTACTCATCAGTGTTGATGTTCTTGGTCCTGTGGTGTCTGGGTGCTGTGGTGCCATTCCTACTGACAGTCACAGACTTCACTTCAGCCTGTTCTTTCCAACCCTTCTGTAGAATAGAAGCTGGACCCTGTCCTCCTTGTGATAGTATCATAAAAGACTTTAAACCAGCTTTTACCCAGTGATATGAGAACTAAATCAACGTTCGTATGCTGTCAGTCAGAATGTggactttaaaatatttgccgTTGTGCTCTCAGCAAAACAGTAAATTTCCCCTCAGACGTGACTGAACACtgaataatttatattattcaAATTTGGGTTTGGAGCCATGGTGTAATTGTTTGGGCTAGTTTAAATAGctagaaacactgaaaacttcTTTTATTGTAGGTAACTGTTGGGTCTGGCTAGAGCAAGAATGGTGATGGGGCTCTTGCCCTTGGAATAATGGATGAACAAAGGGATTTGGATGTATAGCAGAAGGTGTGGCTGCATTCAGGTGTGGTGTAAATAAGGCTGGGATATATGCAGTGTGTGGCAGTGTGGGAAAGGTCAGTGGGGAAGGGTGGAGAGGGGTGGTGGAGACCAAGTGCAATGGGTGTCCTGTCAGCAAAGCAGGGTGGGTGGGAATGAGGGCTGGTGCTAATGGGGAAAATGGTATGGGGGCAAAATGTGCCTGAGAGAGGGGGTGGAGGTGGGCCAGGGAGAGATGGCTGCCGTGGGGATGTACAGATGCCGAGACAGCAAAGCGTTGCAGCAGTGTGTGGTGGATGGTGGTGACAGTAGCGTGCTGCTGAACAGGGAGGGCAGGAACTGCTGGTGTtgcagagaaggcagctggTCCTGGGGCAGGCAAAACTTTCAGGTGTTTTGCCAGAAGTTGTTTCTGCATATGCTGCTGGGCTTGCAGCTGCAGCAACCTGTATTTTTCTACTTCCTCTGGTGAAAATGTGATAGGCTGCTGCGTTAAAGGAGGGGAGGTGGATTTGCTGTACACTTCTAGGTCATTTACTGTGTCCTCATACTTCTGCATAGCATTGTCACAAAGAGAGTCTGAACTGCCTTCTGCCCGGTTTGAGTCCATGTTTACATCATGTAGTTCTTCTTTGGTCTCTGTTGAATTAGCAACAACAGAATATCTATTAGAGGGAAAAGCACCAGGGAAATCATTTGGTACTGGGTCACAGCTTTGTATAAAGGGTTGCACTTCACTAATGAAGAGATTGGATTGTTCCTTTATTGCCGTGTTCCTTTTTATGCTCGGGCTCTGATAGCCTGTTCCTATTTGAATGATGTCTTTAAAAAGGCAATGATCATAATCAGTGCCAGTTGAAAGAGCAACATTAGTTATCTCTGACGcttcaaagttgtttttcttcacactgGTTTCCAGTGAACTAATTTCATTATGCCCTGTGTCATTTTTACCTACACTTAGCAGTTTCTCTGGTAAAGGTAACATTGCAATGTCATCTACCGATGATGAAAACTGAAGAGCAAAGTGACTTCGCGAGTGATCCCTTAATTCTATCCCACAAGTGTTTGAAAATCTCTCTGAATCGTGCATTTGTTCCTGGGTTTTCTTGGACTGCACTCTTTCTAAAAGTAACTTGGCGGTCAGCgactttctttttccacataTGTCTTTTGCCAGGGTTTCAGAAGAGCAGGTGGCAAAGTTTTTTGGCTGACCATTCACATTCAGAGAGTCGTAATGTGCAGTTTCAGCTTTTCCCATTTCAGTTTTAGAACCTCTTTCTGCGTCGTCTTTTGTTTTGTCATCACAGTTGTCAGTCTCTTTTGAGAAGGATCCTGAACTGCTACCTCTTGATATTCTGCTACTAGACGATCTTTCACTGCTTCCTGAGTCTCTGGTGGAACAACTTTTGGAGCTATGGTAGCTTCTACTTCCACTGTGCACTTTGCCAAAATGCCGGTGTCTACATCTGCTGTGTTTAGATCTGTCTCTGTGTTGTAAAACTCTATGTCTTGAACATCTTCGATATTTAAGTGTGCCCCTCTGTGTACAGTTTCTAGTTCTGTGAGTTCTGCTACAACAAAGGTAATCCTCATCTGTATCATTAGAAGTGAAAATACACTTGTGCTTTCTGTGTTTACATTTGTGCCTTTCAGctgtcttgctttttcttttacaacaaaaaagcaaatggttTCTGCTGTGATTGTTCGATGTGGGACTCATGTAGCTCATGTAGCTACTCGTACCACTAACTGAAGTGTCAGAATAGCTGGAATGTCTGTCAGAGGAGGACTTTTGAGGACATGGGAATCTCCAGCATCCCATGTAACTTCcacatctttcattttctgaatacCTGCTGTTTGAACTGGATTTATAACTAAGGAAACTTCCACTAGAGTCTTTTCCACTGTCACTTATGTCACTGCTGCAGCTGGCCACATCTTGAATGGATCTGCAGTCATTTTGGTTTTCACGTTTTTcctcagaataaataaaatgacattttgcagCTTTAGACTTTTTAATCCTAgacataaaagcagaaaaggaaatgctttcatttctaatgttctggttttttctttcacagctaTGAAAATGATGCTTTAAAGGTCTTCTCAGTGTTGTTGTATGAAGACTTTTTTCTGTCACGTAATCCTTTTGTGAGACATCAAGGTAAGCAGGCACTTTGggtatattttcatttaaataatctgCAATGCATTTTTGaccattttcattcatttctttccctATGTCTGACTCAGCTTTTTGCTTGGCCTTTCTTGGATTTAGGGAACCTTTCATCTTCTTTGGTTTCAACAACTGATTATCTTGTTCATTTGACATTTGCTTGTGTTTTATTAAACCTGAGGCTTCATTTTCATCTGCAGTCTTATTTATAGAGTAGTCtttacagcttgctttgtttgtttcatGCTGTTTACCATCTCTGTGATTTAAAGAGAGTCTGAAGTCAAAATACAGTGGATTACAGCCATATGAAATACAGGGCTCAGTTTTTGTAAACAAAAGTAATTCTGTGGGCCACTGTAGAGCAGTGGTGCCATCTTTGCTCACTACATGGAGGAAAGGCAATGCCTGGGGCTTAACATCTTTAACCGTGGTCTCCCTTGGAAGTGTTTCCATATTcccatttgtgttttctgaactCTCCAAtgatctttctctttttaccaCCCCAGGACTGTCATTAATGTTGCTTGCGCCTGTCAGCTGAGGTTCTGGCTGTTGTGGGAGCTCAGGTAACTGGTCAGGCAGGTAGGCATTGCTGTTCTTGCAGGTGTTCAGCTGTGTACAAAAGTTGCTAGCGTGGCATGAAGGTGAAATGAGAGTTTCTAACAATTGCTCAGACTCATTCAATTTGCTCTCTTGCTCTGTTTCTCTAAGTGAAccagaaaaatccaaatttgaaagctgtattttggCTTTGGAAAATGAAGGATGAGCACTGACCTTTTCTTCTAATTCTCTATCACTACTTTTATCATTTTCCTTTAGCATTTTAGGTTTTGCAGCTACATGACTTGATGCACTGTTATCCAAATCCTTTTGGGCTTGTGTAATAGGTAGCCCTTTATCCAAGCTTGCTTTCATGTCCTCCTCCAAAAGTGTGCCAGAACAACAGCCCTCAagagcttgctttgttttatagTTGGGGGATTCACTACAATCATTTCCTTCTTCAGAGTTCTCACTGAAGACTGATGCTGAGGACTCAAGCTTCAAAGGGACTTTTTTAGAGAATGAGAAAGACACTCCTGCCCTTTGAGAAGTATTGGTACTATCTGGGAGCGCTTGTGAGAGTTGATTTCCAAGCGCATGGGGTCTTTCGGTAGGGGACTGGTGCCTGCTTATGATAAGCTGTTGTTTCTCTAGTACGCTGCTGGAGAAACCTTGTCCTTCACTTGTGGTGGTTCTTGGAGAACTGGCTGTGAACTTGCCGCCCTTGTACAGGAAAATGCCATCTGGTGATTGCTGCTTTTCCATGACTAATCTGGGGGCTTTAAGCAATGGTCCACTCCCAGTGATGCTGTaaggtaataaattaaaaaaaaaaccaacaagctGTATTAAGTAACCAAGTTAAGGCAGAACTCACATTTGACAATGTCTATCTGGTGAAGAAGGGTGTCACTCATGCTGTTACAAGGGAAAACTAAGTTTCTAAAGTTTCTAAAGGGTAAATGTGCAGTCTAGCCCTGAGCTTGGGCTTCTACATGGGCAAGACAGTCCTTACATACAGGAAATTATATGATTTGAAGTCAACACATGAATGCTCTTTTTCAGTTATGCCTGTGTATGtccagaataaaaaatattgtctttACTCTGCATTTACACCAAGGAGAATCTGGTCTGTGGTAAGTCTTGGTTTTCTGAGAGGCCACTGCAAAGGAAATTGTGCCTTGCTCAAAATGAGACACTTCCACCTGGAACATCTGCAGAATCAAACTCTAtaagagaaaaggcagcattCTGCTTGCCtggtggggggaagaggggggtatgcatgatttttttaaaagtagatttttattttatctttatattACTCCACAATAGATGACTTTGTGAAATATTCAAAGATATATTAATGCTAAAACTATCACCAAACATTGGTGGGGAAAAGGACACAAGGTGGATTTCCATCAATATTAATGGCAACTTCACTGCTCTCATTATCAGTCACCATTTGACTTACTTCtccatatttttcctttctgtattgtactttcattaattaaatttttcctctttccgAAACCTCTCAGATTTTAAATCTGTAGTTTAGTTTtcttgtactttaaaaaaaattaaaaaaatcaacctaTTTTAAGAAGGTCTTAACAAACATGGtaaatcactgatttttttgcaaTAGATAATTAACTGAGATTGGAATGACTGTTGCCATTTTCCATTAGAGATGAGACATATATATAGCCACCATACAAACGTTATTCCaagtaacattttaaacatacatTTCATTAGACCAATTATCTACATTTGCTATCAATGCAGTATTACAGTAcacttacatgaaaaaaatttgaaaccAGCATCAGTTAAGAGTttgattaaaaattagaaaatattttaattaaatgtaagtATATTATGACTGCCAGATCTGCATAGCAGCTATCTATGAATAGCCTAGCATGTTTTataaatgctataaaaatgcattgaTCTTCAGCAGTGGAAATGACATAAAGGCTCCCTGGAGTAGGGTCTCCAAGTATGAGAATATGTAGGCATTTCTGagaatatatttgcatttgcCACAAATTTGGCATCAGGAGATACAAATTCACCCCTATTTGTACATCAGGAAGGAATTCTCTCTTGGAGAAGGCATGTAAAGAGATCATTTTCAAAGTCTCCttgcaacagcaaaataaagctgcattttcaggttttcagtgCAAGACATTAACAGTAATTTTGTTGTCAAAGTGTATTAGCTTCTTGTAAAGAACTCTGTTGGGACCTAAGGCACAGTACTCAGGGACAATAATAATTGTGCATGTGTATAGACTTTCGCTTAGACAGGCTGACTTTCTGTCTTGCCTGAGCAACTGGGAATGCTACCCCTCTGCCAAGATCTCAGCCACCCCTGAACCTGTTAGTCATTACAAACAGGAACAGCAAGCACTGTCTTTCGAGGCTCTTTGTAAAGGATTATGGACTCCTGGCTCCTTCTGAAAGCAAACCTGCTTTTTCCCTCCCAGACTCATTCTGGCTTTCCTATTATCACCGACCTTATCGGACTATCTGAGACTACATCTTCAAGTGCATGTGCATAAACGCATCTCCCCACAGGCAGATACATTTCTTTCACTAGATTTGTATGAAAATGGAGTTGTAACCATAAAAGTGATACATTACCACTAAACTGTTATATTTCAGCAGATTACTCAAAAGCAATTACATAGGCCAAAATTAGTGTATAATAAACTCTGAATGTTATTATTTCCAGGGTACAGTAAGCTTGATATGAATTTTAAAGGATGCCACTTTAATTATCTACTTAACTCATTACGGTCATAGATTAATATAAACAATTGGTCTGGTGGCAATCTATTCTACTGATGCATTCAGTGTCATTAAACAAAGGAGATTTCTCAAATGTAAAGGTTTATTACTGCAAACTTTGTACTGTATCTCGATATTCATCAATAGAGCTAACAGTATTGGGCAAACTTAACTCAGTTAATTACTTGATTTTCATTCACATGATGATACTCCCATTACTCTATAGAGAAACTGTGAGAATAATCTCAGTATACTAAAGGTAGTGAAAATGATTCACAGACTAAATACAGATGGTCTAAAAGGTGGGTTTCCTCTCCCATTCACTTAGTATCAATTGATAAGACAGTTATACTAATCTATTCAGGTCAGTTTGAATAAGGTAAAATGGTgatattataaaaatatcttcaaacCACTCAGTTCAGAAGAGATAAGATTAACTAGctacaggagagaaaaacagaaaccttCAAATAGCCTGTAATTAATTCAGGGGCTTTCAATTTTATGGTTTGCAGAACAGGAACATTTGGAGTTGGGGACAGCTGAAAACAGGTTACAGTATACACAATCTCTACATTACAGAGCGTAGGAGTAAAAATATGGAGATTTCTTCTGGGACTGAGGAAAGAGGGCATTAAAACAtaatagaaattttaaata of Aquila chrysaetos chrysaetos chromosome 3, bAquChr1.4, whole genome shotgun sequence contains these proteins:
- the ZNF804B gene encoding zinc finger protein 804B isoform X3, translating into MIFRPLCFIYLSLEKLVFKDYAEKEKAAAKALEDVKANFYCELCDKQYHKHQEFDNHINSYDHAHKQRLKDLKQREFARNVASKSWKDEKKQEKALKRLHQLAELRKQSECITGSGPLLKAPRLVMEKQQSPDGIFLYKGGKFTASSPRTTTSEGQGFSSSVLEKQQLIISRHQSPTERPHALGNQLSQALPDSTNTSQRAGVSFSFSKKVPLKLESSASVFSENSEEGNDCSESPNYKTKQALEGCCSGTLLEEDMKASLDKGLPITQAQKDLDNSASSHVAAKPKMLKENDKSSDRELEEKVSAHPSFSKAKIQLSNLDFSGSLRETEQESKLNESEQLLETLISPSCHASNFCTQLNTCKNSNAYLPDQLPELPQQPEPQLTGASNINDSPGVVKRERSLESSENTNGNMETLPRETTVKDVKPQALPFLHVVSKDGTTALQWPTELLLFTKTEPCISYGCNPLYFDFRLSLNHRDGKQHETNKASCKDYSINKTADENEASGLIKHKQMSNEQDNQLLKPKKMKGSLNPRKAKQKAESDIGKEMNENGQKCIADYLNENIPKVPAYLDVSQKDYVTEKSLHTTTLRRPLKHHFHSCERKNQNIRNESISFSAFMSRIKKSKAAKCHFIYSEEKRENQNDCRSIQDVASCSSDISDSGKDSSGSFLSYKSSSNSRYSENERCGSYMGCWRFPCPQKSSSDRHSSYSDTSVSGTSSYMSYMSPTSNNHSRNHLLFCCKRKSKTAERHKCKHRKHKCIFTSNDTDEDYLCCSRTHRTRNCTQRGTLKYRRCSRHRVLQHRDRSKHSRCRHRHFGKVHSGSRSYHSSKSCSTRDSGSSERSSSSRISRGSSSGSFSKETDNCDDKTKDDAERGSKTEMGKAETAHYDSLNVNGQPKNFATCSSETLAKDICGKRKSLTAKLLLERVQSKKTQEQMHDSERFSNTCGIELRDHSRSHFALQFSSSVDDIAMLPLPEKLLSVGKNDTGHNEISSLETSVKKNNFEASEITNVALSTGTDYDHCLFKDIIQIGTGYQSPSIKRNTAIKEQSNLFISEVQPFIQSCDPVPNDFPGAFPSNRYSVVANSTETKEELHDVNMDSNRAEGSSDSLCDNAMQKYEDTVNDLEVYSKSTSPPLTQQPITFSPEEVEKYRLLQLQAQQHMQKQLLAKHLKVLPAPGPAAFSATPAVPALPVQQHATVTTIHHTLLQRFAVSASVHPHGSHLSLAHLHPLSQAHFAPIPFSPLAPALIPTHPALLTGHPLHLVSTTPLHPSPLTFPTLPHTAYIPALFTPHLNAATPSAIHPNPFVHPLFQGQEPHHHSCSSQTQQLPTIKEVFSVSSYLN
- the ZNF804B gene encoding zinc finger protein 804B isoform X4 encodes the protein MIQDYAEKEKAAAKALEDVKANFYCELCDKQYHKHQEFDNHINSYDHAHKQRLKDLKQREFARNVASKSWKDEKKQEKALKRLHQLAELRKQSECITGSGPLLKAPRLVMEKQQSPDGIFLYKGGKFTASSPRTTTSEGQGFSSSVLEKQQLIISRHQSPTERPHALGNQLSQALPDSTNTSQRAGVSFSFSKKVPLKLESSASVFSENSEEGNDCSESPNYKTKQALEGCCSGTLLEEDMKASLDKGLPITQAQKDLDNSASSHVAAKPKMLKENDKSSDRELEEKVSAHPSFSKAKIQLSNLDFSGSLRETEQESKLNESEQLLETLISPSCHASNFCTQLNTCKNSNAYLPDQLPELPQQPEPQLTGASNINDSPGVVKRERSLESSENTNGNMETLPRETTVKDVKPQALPFLHVVSKDGTTALQWPTELLLFTKTEPCISYGCNPLYFDFRLSLNHRDGKQHETNKASCKDYSINKTADENEASGLIKHKQMSNEQDNQLLKPKKMKGSLNPRKAKQKAESDIGKEMNENGQKCIADYLNENIPKVPAYLDVSQKDYVTEKSLHTTTLRRPLKHHFHSCERKNQNIRNESISFSAFMSRIKKSKAAKCHFIYSEEKRENQNDCRSIQDVASCSSDISDSGKDSSGSFLSYKSSSNSRYSENERCGSYMGCWRFPCPQKSSSDRHSSYSDTSVSGTSSYMSYMSPTSNNHSRNHLLFCCKRKSKTAERHKCKHRKHKCIFTSNDTDEDYLCCSRTHRTRNCTQRGTLKYRRCSRHRVLQHRDRSKHSRCRHRHFGKVHSGSRSYHSSKSCSTRDSGSSERSSSSRISRGSSSGSFSKETDNCDDKTKDDAERGSKTEMGKAETAHYDSLNVNGQPKNFATCSSETLAKDICGKRKSLTAKLLLERVQSKKTQEQMHDSERFSNTCGIELRDHSRSHFALQFSSSVDDIAMLPLPEKLLSVGKNDTGHNEISSLETSVKKNNFEASEITNVALSTGTDYDHCLFKDIIQIGTGYQSPSIKRNTAIKEQSNLFISEVQPFIQSCDPVPNDFPGAFPSNRYSVVANSTETKEELHDVNMDSNRAEGSSDSLCDNAMQKYEDTVNDLEVYSKSTSPPLTQQPITFSPEEVEKYRLLQLQAQQHMQKQLLAKHLKVLPAPGPAAFSATPAVPALPVQQHATVTTIHHTLLQRFAVSASVHPHGSHLSLAHLHPLSQAHFAPIPFSPLAPALIPTHPALLTGHPLHLVSTTPLHPSPLTFPTLPHTAYIPALFTPHLNAATPSAIHPNPFVHPLFQGQEPHHHSCSSQTQQLPTIKEVFSVSSYLN